The Acidobacteriota bacterium nucleotide sequence ACTGCTAATTACTACTTTTCGCTCATTGATTGTTAAGCAATAATGAGAGGGCGACTGTTGAGGTTTAATAGCGTCAAAGGACAAATAAGTTTCGGAAATTTCTTTGCCATTAACGAATGCTCCTTGGCTATACAAGTGTGAGACGTTACTGGTCTGAGGTAGCGAATGAATGGTTATAGTTGCATGCGGTGGAAGGTCAAAAGCCAAAAACATTTCATCCGGCCTAAATAAGCTACAATCAACTCGAAGATAGTTAATGGCTGTGTCGGTATCATTATGAACATAGATAAGATCAGCTTCCCTGCCCGAGTTGATTGGCTGACTGGAAAACCGCACGATATTGTTTGCCACCCATATATGTTGAGTGAAGCGTTCAAAAAATCTTGGCTGGGCTTCATAACCAGAAAGTAAGCTAGCAGGCCGTCCCCACTCGCCCAGTACATATTCAGTCGTACCGATTGATTGTCTCTCATCACTTAACTGGCTGAGTAAAACTTTATAAGAGCTATCGTTGAATACTTTCTCTCTGATAGCGATGCGATACACACCGGTCGGTGAAAGGGTAGTTAATTTATATGGCGTAAGCAGAATGTTGCCATAAAAAACGCCACACCCCACAATCATACCCATCAGTAGTGCTATCGCCAGTAATACCAAAATACCTGGTTTGTTCATTGCTCACCTTACTTTCATTCAGCACGCAGGTTGGTCTATCAGAGCCATAGAGACAAAGGGCCTCTAAAAATAACGAGTCGCCAAGACTTTGTCTCTATGGCTTTAGGCTTCACCGTTTCCGTAGCACACCAGGGCGATACTTATTTAAAGCACCTACCCCTAAAAGCAGAGAACATTATAGACATGCGGCAATAGATTTTTTCTGGTTGTGCCAGCCTTGAGCGCATTCCGCAATAAAATGCCAATAGTGCGGCCTGCAAGGTCATCATTTACCTCTTGCGCCGCCTCTACGCCATTTGGGTCTTGTGACCCGTGGGCGCCTGGTACATCACGCTCTCTTACATCCTGTCCTAATGCAAAATCCGTCAACTGTTGACCTGTAAACGGGTACTTATCCCCCACAAAACCACTTAAGCGAAATAGCGGAACAGACGCCAAGGGCAAACGACTATCTCCAATCAACGTTGCTCCAGCGTGGGCAAGAACATGCTGGTATACATCGCTACCCTGATAAGGGACATTTTGGCCGTTATTATCCTTCAACCCTGCCTGACCTACTAACTCTTCTCTAAAACCAGTGGGCATATTCTTGGCTGTAGTTAATTGGAATACCCGTGACTGTAGTAACAACGCAGTACCAAGTGAATAGGCATCCGGGCCAAACGCATAAAAACCAAGAATAACACGAACAAATCGAGAACAATTAGTGTCTGTTTTCTTTTCACAATCACACAACCCGGTCGGATCAGCTTTCCCAACTGGATTCCCACCTACATATCCAAACATATTCATTCCACCCTTCAATCCAATCGGATCTTCACTGATAAACCGCCCCGCCTGCGGGTCGTACCACCGCGCTCGGTAATACAACAACCCTGTATCCAGGTCGCGCTCGCGCCCCGTATAGTCATAGCGCGTCTGCGCACTGCCCACGCTATTCCCATACGCATCGTAATCCAAAGCTCCGATCACACTGCCAGCCCCGTTTGTCAATGCCCGCGTACTGGTTTGCTGATCGGTCACATACCAAGTCGGCAAACCACCATTCGCTTTTTGCCACAACTTGTTATCCATCCCGAACCCGTTGCCATATTCCAGCGAAACTCCGCCCGGCTGCCGATCCAACACCACATCCATCCCATCATAGGTGAACCGCGTCCATTCCCCCGGCCCCGTCCGCCGTTCCACTCTGCGACCCAATGCGTCGTAGCGGTAATTGACCACGAATAGGTCGGGCCGTGTTACTCGAATCAGCCGGTTCTCGCTGTCCCAGTCATACTCCCAGGTGCCTTGCGCTGTTACTTTCGTCTTTAAGTTGCCGTTGGCGTCGTAGGTAAAATTGGCATCCGCCGTCGCCGACAGCCGATTGAATGAGAGGTAATTGTACACCGTGCTCAAGTGCGATGCCGTCCGGTTGCCCACCGCGTCATACGCATAGCTCTCTGACGCTTGGCCGGGGCGCGTCGCCGCCGTCAAACGGTTCAACACGTCATACGTATACGTGCGATTGCCTGTTGGTTCGGCGATCTGCGTGATCTGGTGCGCATCGTCGAATTGATACTGCCAATCGGCGATGGTATTTGCGCCCTTCGCATAGGTCAGCCGCGTCAACCGATCCAACGGGTCATAACTCGCCGTCGCCGCCACGCCATTCGCCAGCGTGCGATTGGTCAGTCTGCTCACCGGATCATAAGCAAAGGTCGTCGCGCCCACACTGTTATGCGCCATTTGTGTTACTCGATCCAGCACATCATAGGCATACGTCGTCTGGCTCGCGCCCAGCGTCATCTGCGTGCGGTTGTTATTGTTGTCGTATTGATAGCCGAGCGTTTGGCCCCACACATCCGTCGTGCCAGTCACGCGGCTACGCGCGTCGTAACTCAACGTCACCGTGCCCGTCGCATTCGTCGCACCCGTCATCCGACCCAGCACATCGTAGGCATATGTTTGGGTGCCGCCGTTGGCATAGGTGATTGTGGTCAGGTTGTTCAGTTCGTTGTAGGCGTAAGTCGTCGTGTTGCCTTTGGCGTCGGTGCGCGTGGCGCGGTTGCCATCGCCGTCGTAGGTAAAGCTCCACTCGCGCCCGCCGCGCTTCGTTTGCAGCACCCGGCCCACGGCGTCATAGCTGAATTCGTAGCGCTGATTGCGCGCGTCCGTCACCTGCAAGACCTGCGAACGCGGGTTGTAGCTGTACTGCGTGTCATTGCCCGCCGGGTCAAGCTCGCGCGTCAGCCGGTCGCCCACGTCGTAGGTAAACCGCGTCAGCCGCCCCGCCGTATCAATCCGCCGGATCAGCCGGTGGCCCGCGTCATATTCGTAGCGTTCAAACAAACCCAGCGGATAGTTGACGCGGCGTAAGCGATCCAGATCGTCGTAAACCAGATCGGTCACACGCACCAGCGGATCGGTGACCTTTTGCAGGTTCGACATTTTGTCGTAAATGTAATTGGTCGTGTTACTCGCCGCGTCTGTTTCGGTGGTCAGCCGATAGGCGTTGTCATAGGTGTATGTCGTCGCATTGCCGCGCGCATCGGTGGCTTTGGTGCGGCGGCCCGCCAGATCGTATTCAAACGCGGCCAGCGGCACGAAAGGCGGCGCGCCCAGCGTGTCGCTCACCGTCAGCACATGGCCCACCAAATCGCGCGTGTAATTGGTCGAATGGCCGTTGGTATCGGTCACCTGCGCCAACCAGCCGCGCGCGTAGTATTGGTAATTCATCGTGTGCCCGCCATTCATGCTGCGGCTGGCGACCTGTCCGGCGCTGTACGTGAAGGTCGAGCTGATGCCGCGTGGGTCAGTGGCGCCGGTCACCAAGCCCTGCCCGTCGTAAACGAACGTGCTCGTTCGCCCCGTCATATCGGTGGTTGTGAGCAGATTGCCTTTGCTGTCATAACCGTTCGTCGTCACGCCGCTCATACGGTCAGTGGCGATCAACACCTGGCCGAAGCTGTTGTAGGTGAAACTGAGCGTGCCCAGCACGTCAATGATCGTCGTGACATCGCCTGCCGGGTTGTAGCTATAAAGTGTCGTCCGGCCCAGTTGGTCAACCGCCTGTGTCAGGTTCTCGTTTGCATCGAGTACGAAGCTGTTGATCAGATTGCCTTCGACGCTCTGGCGTTCGGTGCGGATGATGGCGGCCCGGCTGAGCGGTGCAATCGGGCAGGCGTTGCCGTTGCAAGCGGCGTTGCTGCCGCTTATGAAAAAGTATTTGGTGACACGATCCAGCGCGTCGGTCACGTCAGTTTCGCCGGGTTGATCGGGCGTCAAGGCACCTGATGACGGGGTGCGCACATAGTTGTAGGTCAGTTTTTCGACGCCATTGGCGCGTTCGACCGAGATCAGTTGCCCGGTCACGTCATCGAAGGTCCATTTGGTCAGGATGTTGTTGAGGGCGTCACGCACCGTGGTCAAGCCGCGCTCGTTGTATTGATGGCGGTATTGCGAACCGTCGGCGTAAGTCACTTGCGTGTTGTTAAACCCGCCATAGGTGTAAGTCGCCACCGTTGCGCCGTTGAAAGTAATGCTGCTGACGCGCGTGCTGTTGAATCCGTAATTGACGGCAAAACTGCGACCGAAGGCATCCGTCACCGAGCCGACGAGCGTGCCGGTAAGGCCGGGCCGCGCCAGCGTGATGCGGTTATTATTGCGGTCAGCGATGGCGGTCAGCTTGCCCAGCGTGTTGAATTCGTAAACCCAACCGTTGCGCTGCTTCACCTTGAACCCAAACGGCCCTTTGGCAAGCGTGCCGTAAAAGTTGCGCGGCACCGTGGCGTTGTAAAGGTCACCGCCAGTTTCCGGGTCAATTGTCCCGGTGGCTTCAAAGAAAACCGTGCTGCCGTCATCGCGCAACATGCGCAACTGATTGCCGCCTTGCTCATTGATTGAAACGTCAAAGAGCGAGGTCCAGCCATAGCCAAACGCGCCATCGAATTTCGACAGTTTGTTGTAATGGCGCGCCAGTGGCACTGAGCCATCCACCAACGGCAATTCCAAATCCACTTCGTAATGATAGATGTTGGAATTGGTCGGATTGGCTTTGCTGGAAAGAGGCGCTGCGGGGTTGTTGGCAACCACCAAAGAGCCGCCGACCGCCGCGCCACCGCCGCCCACACTCGGCAACGAAGCAGCAGTCATCACGACTTGGCTGGTCTCGCCGCGCGTCCAATCGCCATTGTTGAGCGTGTCAATCGCGTCAATCACATGCAAGGTGATGCTGGCCGTGTATTGCGTCGGTTGAATGTCGCAGGGTGTCGCCTGTGTCGTCAGCACAAAATTGAATTTGTAAGTGCCTGGCGTTGTCGGCTGATAAAGCCCCGGCCCGCCCTGCGCATTCGTTGCTGTCGAATCCAGCAGGTGAAAGTCTTGCGGCAAGCCGGTGACGGGGTCTTTGCCAGTGACGGTCTTCAATTGCACGTTGCCGTCCTGCCCGGTGCCGGTGTTGATGTCTACTGAAATGGCGATGTCGCTGGCATAACGCTCCACGACCGCGCCATTGGTGCAATCGGGATTTTTAGTCTGGCAGGAACCGTTCGACACGCCCCGCGTGTGCAAGCGCAACCGCGTGCCGATGCGGACGCTGCCGCCCGGCGCGATGGCCGCGCCGTTGGCGTCGTCGAATACGCTGCCAGCAATTTCCTGGCTCACCCCGCTTGGTTCGGGCGGACATTGCGCGGCGGCGCTTGCGGCTAGCCGACTAACAGATGGGGGGGGTAAATGACAGGCAAACGAAAGCCAGTGCCAAAATCAAACCTGAAAAGATGGTTGATTGAATGCTGCGATTAGGGATGCGTAGCATAAACAAACTCCTGTTGGCTTGGGCAGGAAACGGCGGCTGGCTGGGCAGTGGCAATTGCTACCGTGCTGGGCCGAGGTTCCTGATTGGTTGATAAAACCCAACGGCAGCAAGCCGCTAGGTGGAACGGCAAAACTTGAGGCCGGAAGTGGCTTGGTATCTGCTGCAATGAACACAAAAGAGAAGAACCGGCTTCTTCCTCTCTCTTGCTGGTTAAGATTTTGGCCTATGTTTTCGGCACTACCTTCACACTGACCGGATTGGCCTCACGCCCTTCCACCCAGAGGCCGACCTGCAACATTTCCTGTTGCTGCAACTCTTTCGGCAGTTCGATGTTGAGTTGATCCAGGCCATAGCTGCCCGCCTGGGCGCCGACATAGCGCACCTTAACCGGGGTGCCGTTGACGCGGACTTCAACGTTTTTGATGTTTGAACAATTGCGCAAGCCGGTGCCATAAAGCACCAACTGCCGCTGCTCATCCTCAATAGACTTGGGTGACTTATTAGCATCCAGCGCCCGCGTGTTGCTATCGGCCAGCGAAGCAAACGGATAATAAGCGCTGCGCTGGGCCGACTCATTGGCGCGCATTCGCCCATCATTGACGATGGCAAACAAGCCGGGGCTGACGCGCTCGACATTGACCGAGCCGCTGGCAATGAGCTTATCACTGTTCAAAATCTCGACCGTCGCGCTCCCCGGTTGCGTATCCGCCGGGACTACATAATGAATCTGGGCGGGCGCGACGGAATAGAGTCGCGCGACCTTGCCGTTGACCGTCACCGAAGTGCCGCATAGAGAAGTCGGCAAGGGCAAGGTATTCGCCACCACTGTGCAGGCGCTCAGCCCTTCGCCTGAAGCGATCGCGATGGATTCCGGCGCCACAGTGTTCGATTGCGTGGCGGCATTGACCGTCGCAACGTTCATCACGTAATGCAGCGGCACTTCCATCGTGCCGTCTACATAACTGCCAAAGTCAGCGGCCCAATACCAACGCAATTGACTCTCGGGATCGTAAGCGCGCGCAATGCCAATCACGCGATAGGCGGGATCGAGCATCAACTTGTGGTGTTCAGGCGAGCCTTTCCAAAGCTCGAAGATGCGGCTGCCGTCGTTATAGCCAGCGGCCAGATTTTCACCGCGGCTGCCTTTATAGCCGTAGCTGAAAGCGGACATGCGCGCAAAGGGATCGCGGCGGGCACTGTCGGTATGACTCAGATAGTTTTTGTGGGCCATATCGCCTGACATCCATTCGGCACAACGGGTCAGGCTATAGGAAACGCGCAATTGCGAAAGCCCGCGCGCAGCGCGGTATTCGTTAATGCGGACAAGTAATGAACGCTCTTCGACATCTAACATAGATGTCGAAGCAGTCAAGGATTGGGACTTGGTAACGCTGGTTGCAAGACACAGGAACAGCAAGAGTCCAAGCGCAAACAGCGGTCTGGTACTCGGGGTCACGACCGGCACTCCTCTCGACACAAAACGGTCGACACAGATTGAATTGTGGTTCTCTCGGTAAACGTATGCCTGTCGCTCGTCAGGCATTTCTCTGCTAATGAGTCGCGATTGGAGGGGATGAAGTTAACGCGCCAGTGATGAGGAAAACGCGCGCAAATGTCTCAAGCCATAAAACCGGGGGGCCTAGCTGACACACTCGCTAAACAACTTAGAACAACGAATTTTTAGTTTGTCTTTGCTTGATTGCATATGCCAACCGCCCGCACCTGCTGGGGAATGACGGAAACGTTTGTAGCACACGACCTAGTATCGGTCAACCACCAAAGTTTGGTTTAATGTTAGAAGTTTACGCGCTTGATATGATCAATTCATACTGAAAGCCCATTTACTAGATTCTGTAGCATAGCTATCAACAACTAGATGGAATTGCCTCGGAGAATGGCCTTGCCGGGCATGTGACTATTGTAATAGCCCGTCAACTGACGGCTCGGCATACTGCGCCGCGTCGGCAGAAACGGCGTGGTAAACATTTTGCCCAACGAATCTGCCCAGCATTAACCAGCAGCGGCGCAACGACGCCGCTGCTTGAAGACGGAAAGAACCAAAGGAGATTTCAAAATGAAGATCAATGCTTTGCTGAAAACCGGGATCGTAAAGATGAGTTTATTGAGCCTGCTGAGTGCCCTGCTGTTGACCGGCGCGGCTTTGGCGCAAGACGTTAAACGCGATCATAGCAAGACCGGTCAGGCCGCTGATGCCGCTGATGACCTCAAGGTTTGGCCGAAACTTGACTCGAGCCTGGCCGAAAACTTCACGACCCAGGCGCTGTTGAGCGCGGCCCCGGGCGCGGCGACCTTTGGCGCGACATTGACCGTGCAAGTGGATCACAGCTATTGCCGCACAGGCGGCGTGCAATGTTTTCTGCCGGGTCAAGCGCCGGGCGATCTCAATCGCAACCCGGTGCGCCTGGGGATTCAAGTGCTCAACGGCGGCGTGCCAGTGTTGGGCCTAACCGATGCGGACATTGATGTATTCAATCCGTTCGTGCCCGCGGGCGGTTCCGCTATCAATCAAATCGCGTGCGCGTCCTGCTTCCAACCCGCAGGCAACGGCATTTACACGATCTTCGTCGCGCCTGCCGTCGGCCAAACCTGGAAGCCCGGCTCCTATTTCGTGCAAGTGCGCGTCAACGTGGGCGGGGTCATCCATCGCGCGCTGGCACAGATCGAAGTCGAATTCTAAACCCCGCCTCACCACCTGCGTTGCCCCACACGACGCCACAACGAGAGCGCCGCGTCATTGGTAAATGGCGCGGCGCTCTTGTTGTTTTGCAAGCACTGGATTTCCGGCCCTTTGCCGTGAGCTTCGCAAATCATCACGACGGCTGTTATGATCCTGCGCGTTCGATCAACCAGCAATACAATCAGGCACGATATCCTATGAACACCGCGACCCACACGCCGAGTCGCCCAAGCGGACTCGGCGAAATTTCGCAAAAGCTGCTACTGCTTTCGCTGGCGTGCAGTGCGCTCTATTTCGTTACGAAAAGCTGGCAGCCTTTTGCC carries:
- a CDS encoding RHS repeat protein codes for the protein MSQEIAGSVFDDANGAAIAPGGSVRIGTRLRLHTRGVSNGSCQTKNPDCTNGAVVERYASDIAISVDINTGTGQDGNVQLKTVTGKDPVTGLPQDFHLLDSTATNAQGGPGLYQPTTPGTYKFNFVLTTQATPCDIQPTQYTASITLHVIDAIDTLNNGDWTRGETSQVVMTAASLPSVGGGGAAVGGSLVVANNPAAPLSSKANPTNSNIYHYEVDLELPLVDGSVPLARHYNKLSKFDGAFGYGWTSLFDVSINEQGGNQLRMLRDDGSTVFFEATGTIDPETGGDLYNATVPRNFYGTLAKGPFGFKVKQRNGWVYEFNTLGKLTAIADRNNNRITLARPGLTGTLVGSVTDAFGRSFAVNYGFNSTRVSSITFNGATVATYTYGGFNNTQVTYADGSQYRHQYNERGLTTVRDALNNILTKWTFDDVTGQLISVERANGVEKLTYNYVRTPSSGALTPDQPGETDVTDALDRVTKYFFISGSNAACNGNACPIAPLSRAAIIRTERQSVEGNLINSFVLDANENLTQAVDQLGRTTLYSYNPAGDVTTIIDVLGTLSFTYNSFGQVLIATDRMSGVTTNGYDSKGNLLTTTDMTGRTSTFVYDGQGLVTGATDPRGISSTFTYSAGQVASRSMNGGHTMNYQYYARGWLAQVTDTNGHSTNYTRDLVGHVLTVSDTLGAPPFVPLAAFEYDLAGRRTKATDARGNATTYTYDNAYRLTTETDAASNTTNYIYDKMSNLQKVTDPLVRVTDLVYDDLDRLRRVNYPLGLFERYEYDAGHRLIRRIDTAGRLTRFTYDVGDRLTRELDPAGNDTQYSYNPRSQVLQVTDARNQRYEFSYDAVGRVLQTKRGGREWSFTYDGDGNRATRTDAKGNTTTYAYNELNNLTTITYANGGTQTYAYDVLGRMTGATNATGTVTLSYDARSRVTGTTDVWGQTLGYQYDNNNNRTQMTLGASQTTYAYDVLDRVTQMAHNSVGATTFAYDPVSRLTNRTLANGVAATASYDPLDRLTRLTYAKGANTIADWQYQFDDAHQITQIAEPTGNRTYTYDVLNRLTAATRPGQASESYAYDAVGNRTASHLSTVYNYLSFNRLSATADANFTYDANGNLKTKVTAQGTWEYDWDSENRLIRVTRPDLFVVNYRYDALGRRVERRTGPGEWTRFTYDGMDVVLDRQPGGVSLEYGNGFGMDNKLWQKANGGLPTWYVTDQQTSTRALTNGAGSVIGALDYDAYGNSVGSAQTRYDYTGRERDLDTGLLYYRARWYDPQAGRFISEDPIGLKGGMNMFGYVGGNPVGKADPTGLCDCEKKTDTNCSRFVRVILGFYAFGPDAYSLGTALLLQSRVFQLTTAKNMPTGFREELVGQAGLKDNNGQNVPYQGSDVYQHVLAHAGATLIGDSRLPLASVPLFRLSGFVGDKYPFTGQQLTDFALGQDVRERDVPGAHGSQDPNGVEAAQEVNDDLAGRTIGILLRNALKAGTTRKNLLPHVYNVLCF